The sequence gtttaggcttttattttgaaggtgcgCGTCGACGACACGATGCCATAATGCAAAGTATGAAaaaacggcggcggcggcggctggcTCGACTTCATTCCGTGGCCGACAACGTGTTCGAGCACGGCGGCAAAGTTTGCCGACTCGCCGAATCGCTTCCTTCCGCTTTTATTTTGGCGTCTGGCCTTCCGCGCCAGTGGAGAAGTTCCTTCATCCGTCGTGtcgtttgttgttgtgtgtctCCAGAGCAGCGCTGCAGCCCCGGCCAGTTTGCCTGCCGCAGTGGGAAGATGCAGTGTATCCCCATGTCGTGGCAGTGTGACGGCTGGACGGCGTGCGAGGACCAGAGCGACGAGATGGACTGTCCACGTCAGTACTTTTCACACGTTCCACCTCAAAGTGCGATCGGAGACACATTTCCTTCCTGTAAACGTGAAATATTGAAAAGGAATTCAAAGTAAGCTGCTGTCAAAACTCCTTTACAGCTGCAGGCCAGGCACTCGTTTGGTAATGCTAAcggctagctgctagccacgTACGTCGGAAACTTCCGTCGTATTATTCAGTGGCGACACAATTAAcgcattcactggcagccattttcacagacgcaatccccttcgctctgTTTGACtgcattttgcaaggcccacagaaaagattaaagtctcattGGAAGAAAAAATCTATATTTCTGTTTCAATTTTGAAGCagttagcattggaatataactaagtttcatcattattcacaaatctatttagaattctgagtaattgagctctttttcaacatggtcctggttgagatcctttactctgctgtcacctgctggacgGTTGTGTAATAACTTTTCTTTGCCGTTGAGAGGCTGCACCCAAAGCTTTCtgtctgctctagcataaaaaacaacaacaacgtaaaaatacgttttttttttggagcaaatgagtccTGAATTCGCGATTGAATCTGAGTTTTGGGATcgtgttgatgttggtcgcaACTACACAGTCAATCAAAACTGCGATCAAGAAATCTTAAACgtctaaaagggaagtcaagctagCATCGTGCCACGACGTGggccaacttcaaagtaaaagtctaCCGAGAATATTTGCGTTGCCCgtcaatgtattatttggtACTTTATTTTGAAGCGAGCCTTGTTACGTTGAGTGTGTTTCAGCTTCCTTGACGTGTCTGAATGATTTAGTACATGACCAAAATATTTAAGATTGCAATATAACGCAAAACTATTGCAATGCTGTTGCGCTATATTGAAATAACTTTTGCGTTATGATGCAATAAGTTGCAATATAACTTAAAACTATTGCATTTTAACGCAATGACTTTTTCAAAATAGATTGCGAAATAACGCAAATTGTGTGGTGAGAGAATGAGAGcttccacttccgggtcattagCAACTATTAGCAAcatagcatttttttgtttttttttgcagccattAAGGAAGAACGGTTCCGTTTTGGCCAAGGTTACGACCAGGTGGAGGACGTCATCGGCGTGGCTCAGCCTGTGCGCTTCAACAGTGAGTGTCTCCAtccccaaaaacaaaactcaatcgTTCTCCTCATGCCGCTTTTGCGTTGCGACCGGCAGAGAAATGCCCGAGCGGGTGGCACCACTACGAGAAGACGGCCAGCTGCTACAAGGTGTACCTGCGCAGCGAGAACTACTGGCAGGCGGCCGACACCTGCCAGAAGGTGGACGGCTCCTTGGCCACCTTCGTCACCGACGAGGAGCTGCAGTTCATCCTCAAGATCGAAGTCGACTTTGACGACCAAGTGTGCGAGCTCAGGGACCAGTGCAAGTGAGTCGcggttgtttattttgaaatggacgACTAATCAATCGTCAAATGCAGACGTCAGTTCAAGTTGTCCAAATCTTCAGCAATTTCTCAGATTTCTCTCATCCCCCACTTTTGTGTTCTTTCAAAATAAGACGCccgcttttactttggaaaacaacgaTCCACgttcttttcccattttttttttgacatgttaCGAACCAAATAAGGGAATCATAATTTAGGTGTGAGTGTGTTTACTCAACTTGAAAGATTGTTTTGATTATACAAACAATCATTAGctgcagcttttatttattatttttaaatacccaATAATAGAGTTaggggactcgggttcgagtccaggctcggaccttcctgggtggagtttgcatgttctccccgtgcccgcgtgggtcttctccgggtactcccgtctccgcccacattccaaagacatgcatggcaggttcattgggtgcTGCGAATTGTCcttaagtgtgcttgtgagcgtggatggttgttggtctctgtgtgctctgcgattggctggcgaccagtccaggggtgtcccccgccgactgcccgaagcgagatgggataggctccagcactcccacgACACTTGTGAGAAGTAAGCGGGCAAGAAAATGGATCGGAATGCCAACTCGAGAGGGCCCTCTAGTGACCGCTGTGGACACTACAACAAAAAACCTGATTTGACACACTGTGGGAAGGTTTTTTGGCTTTTGAATCCGCGTCCGGTCAAaagttgcaatcaaaaaaatgtCCGTTGTAAAAAGAtgcttgttttgtcttttaGGTTCTGGGTGGGCTACCAGTATGTGATCACCAACCAGAACCACTCTGTGGAGGGTCACTGGGAGGTCGTTTATAACGGTAAATAGAAGCACTTGCTTGTTCAACATTTGAGTCGAAAATGTGTCATTGCATcgcaaatgcaaacatttccgTGATGAATGTTGCAGGTCCGGTGCAGGTGTTCCTGCCGCCCGACGGCCTCCCCAACTTGGGCGAGGCCAACCAGGACAACGTTTTCTGCGCCCAGCTGCAGCGCTTCCAGCTGAAGAGCATGAACGAGCGCGGCCTGCACAGCTGGCACGCCGAGAACTGCTACAAGGAATTCCCCTTCCTCTGCAAACGCAGTacaaaaaacaaggcaacattcTTTCCCCTAAAATATCAGCCGGTGACGTGAactttttcttcctcctcctgcaGAGCAAACGTGCGTGGACATCAAGGACAACGTTGTGGGCGAGGGCTACTACTTCACGCCCAAAGGCGACGACCCGTGCCTGAGCTGCACGTGTCACGACGGCGAGCCCGAGATGTGCGTGGCGGCGCTGTGCGAGAGGCCGCAGGGGTGTCAGCACTTCCGCAAGGACCCCAAGGAGTGCTGCAAGTTCACCTGTCTCGATCCAGGTAGCGTTGGGCGGGAAAAACCAAAAACTTGCAATTGTTTTGGTTTGCAAACGGTACAAAGTGAGAGTGACCGCGATGATTATTTTGCGAGAAATTTGAGAAAGCGCATCAGCccaatgacaaaatattttttctttatttgggAAAAGTACAAGTTCGCGATCGACTCTCTAAATTTAGGAATAATAGAATTTTTGTATTTGAACAAAAGACTGATGTCTATGATAGggatattttaaataattatttaaatgaaataattggGATGGTGCTATGGCAGTTCATCTTGTCTACTTTTCACCTGAGTTTCACTCTGattaaaaattgatttaaaaaattagtTTTGTGAGTGTGTTTGTTAAATTGTGGGAAAtgagattgattaaaaaaaaaaatctgattaaagATAAGGTGCAatggtaaaatatatatatatatatatatatatatatatatatatattaggagaAAATGGCAcagttatttttattcttaatttagggaaaaaaatgttataccAACAAAAAATGAGACGATGCTagtattaatatttatataaaaaatatctatTTGTTAGGGTAAGGAGACTTACacaatgatataaaaaaaaaaaggcaattatgaagaagaattttttttgtattgggaAGCAAGGAGACATGATAAAAAATTTTAATGTGCACATGATAAATATagcctaattattattttttttattaaatccaTGATTTTAAACAAATAGCCTCAGAAGCATTAGGCCATGCTAAATAATTGAGTTCaatgttttagttgtttttttgttttgaaagtggGGGCGGGGAAACGTATTTTCCTTTGGTGGCTTGCTGAAGCCGCGCCGCTCGTTTGTCTGCAGACGGAAGCAGCCTGTTCGACTCGATGGCCAGCGGAATGCGTCTGATCGTCAGCTGCATCTCGTCCTTCCTCATCCTGTCGCTGCTGCTCTTCATGGTGCATCGCCTTCGCCAGCGGCGGCGCGAGCGCATCGAGACGCTCATCGGAGGAAACTGTGAGCCGTCCTGCCACGCTAACGGGATTCTTCGTCCTAGATTTGCAAAACGTTTGTGTTGTcgtcgttgttgttgtcgtgCCAGTGCATCACTTCAACCTGGGCAGACGCGTTCCCGGCTTCGACTACGGCCCCGACGCGTTTGGCACGGGCCTGACGCCGCTGCACCTGTCGGACGACGGCGAAGGCGGCGCCTTCCACTTCCAGGAGCCGCCGCCGCCCTACGCCGCCTACAAGTACCCGGACATCCAGCACCCCGACGACCCCCCGCCCCCCTACGAGGCCTCCATCAACCCCGACAGCCTCCTCTACGTCGACCTCCGTAAGGAGCCAAAACGTCTTCACAGGAGCTTGTTTgggtttttggtttgttttttaaacagttcTTGACATACCAACTTTCAGTTCCAAAGTCTgagaggcacaaaaaaaatacaaaacaaaacacaaacaggaagtcggccattttggttgagCCCGTTTTTTCCGGGAGTGCATTACCGCATTTCGACCACTGGAGATGAGCGGCGCTGTAGAGCGCTTCTACCTTTTAAAGCTGGCAGAGCAAGAtacgcctttttttgttttgttttgttttgttttgacaaattTTCCATCTTAATGAAGTGCATCAGAATATACTtgaattttataataattttttacatttttgcctgtttttatttgccgtaaacacaatttgaaatatattcaGACAGcgtgaagatcttttgaaacgtttcacgaacctgaacaaaaaaaatcccaaatgagTTCTATTCGcttgcatttgtcactcagtggagggaacttttcatttatggatcgatTTGATATTTCcacttcttcttcaaaaaaaaaaaaaaaaaaatagaaactccctacactttttatttaaaaaaaataataataaatcaagaaattatgttgaaattttctaaaacttTATTACAGTAGAAAATCTTTAAGGATCTATTTactgactttttaatttttattactattatttttttatttagcttaacATGTTAATGACCCTGAAAGCTCTGCAATTAAATGTAGGGGCTTAAGATGGAGCCATGCGGAACGCCCTTAAAACTGCCCTTGCACTCCCCCTACAGGACACGGCGGCGGCATGCCGGTGATGGCGGGCCGCCACGCGGGCACGGCGGTGGACGGGCGGGTCCAGCACGGCCTGGAGCCGCCCGCCGCCCCGACGGGCCCCGCGACGGCCCCCCAGGCCCGGGAGGACTCGGTGGACAGCAGCACGCTCCTGGTGGGACCCGACACGCCCACCACGGACGGCCCCGCCCCCCCGGGCGCCGCCGTCACGCCGTCCAACGGCGCCTCGCCGTCTTCCCTCAGCACGGCCGTctaagacggacggacggacaagaCTGTTTGTGTATCAAGAACGCTAATTTAAGGCTGCATTTTTACTGAGCTATTTGGTCCACAGCGCCCCTCCCCCCCTCCGCCAacaagccccgcctccaggatGTAAATAAGCCCCTCGGGTAGGTAAACGTGTACCTGTCTCAATTTCCTTTTCCGCAACACGCGACATTTACTTGACGCGTGCGTCacttccttatttttttttttccaactcatGAACGCTCGATGTTGACGGGACCTCAACGCATCACAAAAATTTGAAAAGTTTCATTTTCATCCAAAACAGTTCACCCCGCCCACAATCATCTTATCTCTTATCTTATGGTGGTGTGCTCCCCCTCCCCTggaaaatttctttttttttttttttttttccacagcaaaaagaagaaaaaaattatatatacccAATAAGATTTTGCACATTGTGACTTTATTCCCACAAAATagatgacatttatttttgtggtaAAATTACAACTGCATAAATTACAACTCTTGACACATCAAATTACATTTAACCTttgtcccataaaaaaaaaaaaaaagttcaaaagtgAAATTGATAAGTTCATTATTACCAATATTACCATATTGCGAGCCACACATTTTCCCATAAAATGATGgccttttgttttgggggttgtgaaatggctttttttttttttttttttccccccgccataAAATGACAGCTTGTTGCCTGTTCAAAGTTATTGCAAGTTAGTGTTTGACGCAaagtcccaaaaatgtattttcacctTTTCCGCGATTGGAACGTCGATGAAAAGAACCTGAACGCATCCGTGCAAATTTAAATCTTCAACTCCCCACAACCAAAATTTTCTCTGCTGCCACAACTTCctcttattttttatgttatttaatttgatttttttggtaGACAATCATCTGCTCATCATCCATTACCGGTGATGTGCTTGGCTATTGcgcaattttgtttttggatgtgACAATCCCTCAGTGGAGTGCATGTGagtttgcttttttctttttttgtttacttgcaGTGCATGCTTGCCCAAtttaagagtttttttgttttttttcccgcctgTTTATATATAAAGCCCCAGACATAAAATGGAGATACACCCAATACTAAATTTAAATGTGTGGCTACAAAACATGCAGCCAAAATCCCAATTTgtggctattattattattattattattattattattagagcaaCTGGGACATCCGGGTCAGCAAATGGAGCGCGCCTTGACTACACACGAGTCCTCCTCTGATTTGGAACGAGGGTGCGAGGGTCCTTTTGCTGACCCGATGATCGTTACTGGTCCCTTTTTAATTGCACAGTGATACCTCACTTATTGGaaaaacttgtttgtttttttctcgttCAAAATTTGCCCTCCCATGTCGTCGTGTGTGTTGCGACATTCTTGTGCATGCATGCTGGGATAGTTTCCCGTTTTTCCAACAACATCCTGGCCTCTGGATGCCAGTCGTCCCCCTCAAAcccttgagtttgttttttttcttcctttttttttttaaaaaaaagaaatgtctttTTCTTTGATTGTTTGATAGCCTTGAAATGAAGCGATGCTGTTGTTTGTATAGGAGGCGTttgtggttttttgtttttctcaactAGATGTACTGGACGTCTAATCAAATGCCAAATAAATGACACACCGTGCAGGATGACTCCGTCTCTCATTACTCTTAGGAAATGCATTCAAAAGAAATTCGcacaatttacaaaaaaaaaaaaaaaaaaaaaagtttgcactcAATTTTCTAGTTTTGACTTGAAATCGAATTCAGTGATGACATAAAagtgacataaaaaaatgaccatttacagtaaggtgtttttaaggtgttaattatatatttaaaaaaaaacgacaatgtatagtaagccgtttttttttattatatataaaaaaaaaagaaaagaccatgtatagcaaggcgttttttttaattatatatattaaaaaaaaaaaaaaaaatattgcaaggcgttttttttcttttaatttaaaaaacaaaacaaaaaaacgaccatgtatagtaaggcgttttttattttattaaaaaaaacaaaaaacgaccatgtatagtaaggcgctttttattttttttaaaaacgaccatgtatagtaaggcgttttttattttgttaaaaaaacgaccatgtatagtaaggcgttttttatttcattaaaaaaacgaccatgtatagtaaggcgttttttttgttaaaaaaaaaacgaccatgtatagtaaggcgttttttttttttttttttttaaacgaccatgtatagtaaggcgttttttatccgattaaaaacacgaccatgtatagtaaggcgttttttattttgttaaaaaaacgaccatgtatagtaaggcgttttttttgttaaaaaaaaacgaccatgtatagtaaggcgttttttatttcattaaaaaaacgaccatgtatagtaaggcgtttttaatttcattaaaaaaacgaccatgtatagtaaggcgttttttttgttaaaaaaaaacgaccatgtatagtaaggcgttttttatttcattaaaaaaacgaccatgtatagtaaggcgttttttattttgttaaaaaaacgaccatgtatagtaaggcgttttttattttgttaaaaaaaacgaccatgtatagtaaggcgttttttattttgttaaaaaaacgaccatgtatagtaaggcgttttttatttcattaaaaaaacgaccatgtatagtaaggcgtttttaatttcattaaaaaaacgaccatgtatagtaaggcgttttttttgttaaaaaaaaacgaccatgtatagtaaggcgttttttatttcattaaaaaaacgaccatgtatagtaaggcgttttttattttgttaaaaaaacgaccatgtatagtaaggcgttttttattttgttaaaaaaaacgaccatgtatagtaaggcgttttttattttgttaaaaaaacgaccatgtatagtaaggcgttttttatccgattaaaaacacgaccatgtatagtaaggcgttttttattttgttaaaaaaacgaccatgtatagtaaggcgttttttttgttaaaaaaaaacgaccatgtatagtaaggcgttttttatttcattaaaaaaacgaccatgtatagtaaggcgttttttttgttaaaaaaaaacgaccatgtatagtaaggcgttttttatttcattaaaaaaacgaccatgtatagtaaggcgttttttattttgttaaaaaaacgaccatgtatagtaaggcgttttttattttgttaaaaaaaacgaccatgtatagtaaggcgttttttattttgttaaaaaaacgaccatgtatagtaaggcgttttttaatttgttaaaaaaacgaccatgtatagtaaggcgttttttattttattaaaaaaacaacaacccaaaaacaaacaaaaaaacgaccatgtatagtaaggcattttttattttgttaaaaaaaacgaccatgtatagtaaggcgtttttttttttttttttaaaacgaccatgtatagtaaggcgttttttattttgttaaaaaaacgaccatgtatagtaaggcattttttattttgttaaaaaaacgaccatgtatagtaaggcgttttttttttttttttttaaaacgaccatgtatagtagggcgttttttgttttttttttaaaaaaacgaccatgtatagtaaggcgttttttatccgattaaaaaaacgaccatgtatagtaaggcgtttttttttttttttttttaaacgaccatgtatagtaaggcgttttttattttgttaaaaaaacgaccatgtatagtaaggcgttttttattttgttaaaaaaaacgaccatgtatagtaaggcgttttttattttgttaaaaaaacgaccatgtatagtaaggcgttttttaatttgttaaaaaaacgaccatgtatagtaaggcgttttttattttattaaaaaaacaacaacccaaaaacaaacaaaaaaacgaccatgtatagtaaggcattttttattttgttaaaaaaacgaccatgtatagtaaggcgtttttttttttttttttaaaacgaccatgtatagtaaggcgttttttattttgttaaaaaaacgaccatgtatagtaaggcattttttattttgttaaaaaaacgaccatgtatagtaaggcgttttttttttttttttttaaaacgaccatgtatagtagggcgtttttttttttttttttttttaaacgaccatgtatagtaaggcgttttttatccgattaaaaaaacgaccatgtatagtaaggcgttttttatttcattaaaaaaacgaccatgtatagtaaggcgttttttattttgttaaaaaaacgaccatgtatagtaaggcgttttttattttgttaaaaaaaacgaccatgtatagtaaggcgttttttattttgttaaaaaaacgaccatgtatagtaaggcgttttttaatttgttaaaaaaacgaccatgtatagtaaggcgttttttattttattaaaaaaacaacaacccaaaaacaaacaaaaaaacgaccatgtatagtaaggcattttttattttgttaaaaaaacgaccatgtatagtaaggcgttttttttttttttttttaaaacgaccatgtatagtaaggcgttttttatccgattaaaaaaacgaccatgtatagtaaggcgtttttttttttttttttttaaacgaccatgtatagtaaggcgttttttatccgattaaaaaaacgaccatgtatagtaaggcgttttttattttgttaaaaaaacgaccatgtatagtaaggcattttttattttgttaaaaaaacgaccatgtatagtaaggcgttttttttttttttttttaaaacgaccatgtatagtagggcgttttttttttttttttttaaaaacgaccatgtatagtaaggcgttttttatccgattaaaaaaacgaccatgtatagtaaggcgctttttatttggttaaaaaaacgaccatgtatagtaaggcattttttattttgttaaaaaaacgaccatgtatagtaaggcgttttttatccgattaaaaaaacgaccatgtatagtaaggcgttttttatttcattaaaaaaacgaccatgtatagtaaggcgttttttattttgttaaaaaaacgaccatgtatagtaaggcgttttttattttgttaaaaaaaacgaccatgtatagtaaggcgttttttattttgttaaaaaaacgaccatgtatagtaaggcgttttttaatttgttaaaaaaacgaccatgtatagtaaggcgttttttattttattaaaaaaacaacaacccaaaaacaaacaaaaaaacgaccatgtatagtaaggcattttttattttgttaaaaaaacgaccatgtatagtaaggcgttttttttttttttttttaaaacgaccatgtatagtaaggcgttttttatccgattaaaaaaacgaccatgtatagtaaggcgttttttttttttttttttaaacgaccatgtatagtaaggcgttttttatccgattaaaaaaaacgaccatgtatagtaaggcgttttttattttgttaaaaaaacgaccatgtatagtaaggcgttttttttttttttttttaaaacgaccatgtatagtagggcgttttttttttttttttttaaaaacgaccatgtatagtaaggcgttttttattttgcaaaaaaaacgaccatgtatagtaaggcgttttttattttgcaaaaaaaacgaccatgtatagtaaggcgttttttatttcgttaaaaaaacgaccatgtatagtaaggcgttttttatccgattaaaaaaacgaccatgtatagtaaggcgctttttatttggttaaaaaaacgaccatgtatagtaaggcgttttttttgttaaaaaaaaacgaccatgtatagtaaggcgttttttatttcattaaaaaaacgaccatgtatagtaaggcgtttttaatttcattaaaaaaacgaccatgtatagtaaggcgttttttatccgattaaaaaaacgaccatgtatagtaaggcgttttttttttttttttttaaacgaccatgtatagtaaggcgttttttaatttgttaaaaaaacgaccatgtatagtaaggcgttttttattttattaaaaaaacaacaacccaaaaacaaacaaaaaaacgaccatgtatagtaaggcattttttattttgttaaaaaaacgaccatgtatagtaaggcgttttttgttttttttttaaaacgaccatgtatagtaaggcgttttttatccgattaaaaaaacgaccatgtatagtaaggcgttttttttttttttttttaaacgaccatgtatagtaaggcgt comes from Festucalex cinctus isolate MCC-2025b chromosome 15, RoL_Fcin_1.0, whole genome shotgun sequence and encodes:
- the dgcr2 gene encoding integral membrane protein DGCR2/IDD isoform X2; its protein translation is MLPKADSGSFVLFSLLFVLTLTDPPRPEQRCSPGQFACRSGKMQCIPMSWQCDGWTACEDQSDEMDCPPIKEERFRFGQGYDQVEDVIGVAQPVRFNKKCPSGWHHYEKTASCYKVYLRSENYWQAADTCQKVDGSLATFVTDEELQFILKIEVDFDDQVCELRDQCKFWVGYQYVITNQNHSVEGHWEVVYNGPVQVFLPPDGLPNLGEANQDNVFCAQLQRFQLKSMNERGLHSWHAENCYKEFPFLCKRKQTCVDIKDNVVGEGYYFTPKGDDPCLSCTCHDGEPEMCVAALCERPQGCQHFRKDPKECCKFTCLDPDGSSLFDSMASGMRLIVSCISSFLILSLLLFMVHRLRQRRRERIETLIGGNLHHFNLGRRVPGFDYGPDAFGTGLTPLHLSDDGEGGAFHFQEPPPPYAAYKYPDIQHPDDPPPPYEASINPDSLLYVDLRHGGGMPVMAGRHAGTAVDGRVQHGLEPPAAPTGPATAPQAREDSVDSSTLLVGPDTPTTDGPAPPGAAVTPSNGASPSSLSTAV
- the dgcr2 gene encoding integral membrane protein DGCR2/IDD isoform X1 → MLPKADSGSFVLFSLLFVLTLTDPPRPGARLALARLLSEQRCSPGQFACRSGKMQCIPMSWQCDGWTACEDQSDEMDCPPIKEERFRFGQGYDQVEDVIGVAQPVRFNKKCPSGWHHYEKTASCYKVYLRSENYWQAADTCQKVDGSLATFVTDEELQFILKIEVDFDDQVCELRDQCKFWVGYQYVITNQNHSVEGHWEVVYNGPVQVFLPPDGLPNLGEANQDNVFCAQLQRFQLKSMNERGLHSWHAENCYKEFPFLCKRKQTCVDIKDNVVGEGYYFTPKGDDPCLSCTCHDGEPEMCVAALCERPQGCQHFRKDPKECCKFTCLDPDGSSLFDSMASGMRLIVSCISSFLILSLLLFMVHRLRQRRRERIETLIGGNLHHFNLGRRVPGFDYGPDAFGTGLTPLHLSDDGEGGAFHFQEPPPPYAAYKYPDIQHPDDPPPPYEASINPDSLLYVDLRHGGGMPVMAGRHAGTAVDGRVQHGLEPPAAPTGPATAPQAREDSVDSSTLLVGPDTPTTDGPAPPGAAVTPSNGASPSSLSTAV